A single region of the Salvelinus sp. IW2-2015 linkage group LG20, ASM291031v2, whole genome shotgun sequence genome encodes:
- the znf653 gene encoding zinc finger protein 653 isoform X1, with amino-acid sequence MADGYGGDEGPLDAEEAGDQIKSISRRCRGRPRLTDSDRAQRRLESRKKYDVRRVYLGESHKVWSELRRRTSLSDAGLAEYLILLNSTYGERYQQKYGVKTTPEVCTKLKIGKNERVSSLCSMVTWYQDHSQTCPHEPQLRALEPQPGFSTSAIWQCDADHSFVQHLSSPPRGASEPEMETETEEEVDRDTRTEETGGIMTRRRRRETDAHRQLTDAGGDLEVAGAPVTMDQVEQATALSQLPGMEAPSRDTPLMEHLSENQSVWEMEVVMEAGRQQAQESDDEETGYNAVGEDINPEEEAEDLRRDRGDEGVGTSQDGYECVVVTASLTDRLNKADEEDTTQTMGDTVGVDTQTNLHPVPASMQVPGQGELFDSQTLQTVGTTCEIPDQRGTLDGSQLIIITGPSYEALASEGIQLNMGGGDVEEVTCTVIEGVAYNQMCQSVGDFRTTEEDSITDLFLSGLSDKELLQPSVESHGLEPTCERELQRGLSRCRRSRRGPVIEADGMLKMFHCPYEGCSQVYVAISSFQNHVNLVHRKGRTKVCPHPGCGKKFYLSNHLHRHMIIHSGVRDFICETCGKSFKRKNHLEVHRRTHTGETPLQCEICGYQCRQRASLNWHMKKHTPEAHYNFTCEHCGKRFEKLDSVKFHKLKSHPDKQAT; translated from the exons ATGGCGGATGGCTATGGAGGAGAYGAGGGTCCCCTGGACGCTGAAGAAGCCGGggatcaaataaaatctatttcgAGGCGTTGTAGAGGCCGTCCCAGGCTCACTGATTCTGATCGAGCACAAAGACGCCTCGAGTCCCGTAAGAAGTATGATGTTAGGCGAGTTTATCTTGGAGAATCTCACAAGGTTTGGAGTGAGCTTCGCCGGCGAACGAGTTTGAGTGACGCTGGACTTGCCGAGTATCTAATCCTGCTCAACTCCACGTACGGGGAGAGATACCAGCAAAAATACGGAGT GAAGACAACCCCAGAAGTATGTACAAAACTGAAAATAG GGAAAAATGAGAGAGTGTCCAGCCTTTGTAGCATGGTGACCTGGTACCAGGATCACTCCCAGACCTGCCCACATGAACCGCAGCTCAGAGCTCTGGAACCCCAACCGGGATTCTCCACCTCTGCTATCTGGCAGTGTGATGCTGACCATTCATTTGTGCAGCACCTCTCCTCGCCACCAAGAGGGGCCAGTGAGcctgagatggagacagagacggagGAGGAAGTTGACAGGGACACAAGGACAGAGGAAACTGGAGGAATCAtgaccaggaggaggaggagagaaacagatgcCCACAGACAGCTCACTG ATGCAGGAGGGGATTTGGAAGTGGCRGGAGCCCCGGTGACTATGGATCAGGTGGAGCAGGCCACGGCTCTCAGCCAGCTCCCAGGGATGGAGGCCCCATCCAGGGACACTCCACTAATGGAGCATCTCTCTGAGAATCAGTCGGTCTGGGAGATggaggtggtgatggaggcaggcagacagcaagCCCAGGAGTCTGACGATGAGGAGACCGGTTACAATGCTGTAGGGGAGGACATCAACccagaggaggaggcggaggacctgagaagagacagaggagatgaagGAGTGGGTACATCACAAGATGGCTACGAGTGTGTTGTAGTGACTGCATCCTTAACTGACAGACTGAACAAAGCCGATGAGGAGGACACCACACAGACAATGGGTGACACAGTTGGTGTAGACACTCAGACCAACCTCCATCCAGTCCCAGCCTCTATGCAGGTGCCTGGGCAAGGGGAGCTGTTTGATTCTCAGACACTACAGACTGTGGGGACCACCTGTGAGATACCAGACCAGCGAGGAACTCTGGATGGTTCtcag CTGATCATCATCACTGGCCCCAGCTACGAGGCTTTGGCATCCGAGGGCATCCAGCTCAACATGGGGGgtggagacgtggaggaggtcaCCTGCACTGTTATAGAGGGTGTGGCTTACAACCAAATGTGCCAGTCAGTGGGAGACTTTAGGACGACAGAGGAAGACTCCATCACAG ATCTTTTTCTCTCAGGCCTGAGTGACAAGGAGCTGCTCCAGCCCAGTGTTGAGTCTCATGGCTTGGAGCCCACCTGTGAAAGGGAGCTACAGAGGGGCCTAAGCAG ATGTAGGAGGAGCAGACGAGGTCCTGTCATCGAGGCAGACGGAATGCTCAAGATGTTCCACTGTCCGTATGAAGGCTGTAGTCAAGTCTATGTAGCCATCAGCAGCTTTCAG AACCATGTGAATCTGGTTcacaggaaggggaggaccaaGGTGTGTCCCCACCCCGGCTGTGGCAAGAAGTTCTATCTGTCKAACCACCTGCATCGCCACATGATCATCCACTCAG GAGTCCGAGACTTCATCTGTGAAACATGTGGGAAATCGTTCAAAAGGAAGAATCACTTGGAGGTTCACCGGCGCACGCACACAGGAGAGACGCCCCTTCA GTGTGAGATCTGTGGGTACCAGTGTCGCCAGCGAGCATCTCTCAACTGGCACATGAAGAAACACACCCCCGAGGCCCACTACAACTTCACCTGCGAACACTGTGGCAAGAGGTTTGAAAAGCTTGACAGTGTTAAGTTCCACAAGTTAAAAAGCCACCCAGACAAACAGGCAACATAA
- the znf653 gene encoding zinc finger protein 653 isoform X2: MADGYGGDEGPLDAEEAGDQIKSISRRCRGRPRLTDSDRAQRRLESRKKYDVRRVYLGESHKVWSELRRRTSLSDAGLAEYLILLNSTYGERYQQKYGVKTTPEVCTKLKIGKNERVSSLCSMVTWYQDHSQTCPHEPQLRALEPQPGFSTSAIWQCDADHSFVQHLSSPPRGASEPEMETETEEEVDRDTRTEETGGIMTRRRRRETDAHRQLTGGDLEVAGAPVTMDQVEQATALSQLPGMEAPSRDTPLMEHLSENQSVWEMEVVMEAGRQQAQESDDEETGYNAVGEDINPEEEAEDLRRDRGDEGVGTSQDGYECVVVTASLTDRLNKADEEDTTQTMGDTVGVDTQTNLHPVPASMQVPGQGELFDSQTLQTVGTTCEIPDQRGTLDGSQLIIITGPSYEALASEGIQLNMGGGDVEEVTCTVIEGVAYNQMCQSVGDFRTTEEDSITDLFLSGLSDKELLQPSVESHGLEPTCERELQRGLSRCRRSRRGPVIEADGMLKMFHCPYEGCSQVYVAISSFQNHVNLVHRKGRTKVCPHPGCGKKFYLSNHLHRHMIIHSGVRDFICETCGKSFKRKNHLEVHRRTHTGETPLQCEICGYQCRQRASLNWHMKKHTPEAHYNFTCEHCGKRFEKLDSVKFHKLKSHPDKQAT, from the exons ATGGCGGATGGCTATGGAGGAGAYGAGGGTCCCCTGGACGCTGAAGAAGCCGGggatcaaataaaatctatttcgAGGCGTTGTAGAGGCCGTCCCAGGCTCACTGATTCTGATCGAGCACAAAGACGCCTCGAGTCCCGTAAGAAGTATGATGTTAGGCGAGTTTATCTTGGAGAATCTCACAAGGTTTGGAGTGAGCTTCGCCGGCGAACGAGTTTGAGTGACGCTGGACTTGCCGAGTATCTAATCCTGCTCAACTCCACGTACGGGGAGAGATACCAGCAAAAATACGGAGT GAAGACAACCCCAGAAGTATGTACAAAACTGAAAATAG GGAAAAATGAGAGAGTGTCCAGCCTTTGTAGCATGGTGACCTGGTACCAGGATCACTCCCAGACCTGCCCACATGAACCGCAGCTCAGAGCTCTGGAACCCCAACCGGGATTCTCCACCTCTGCTATCTGGCAGTGTGATGCTGACCATTCATTTGTGCAGCACCTCTCCTCGCCACCAAGAGGGGCCAGTGAGcctgagatggagacagagacggagGAGGAAGTTGACAGGGACACAAGGACAGAGGAAACTGGAGGAATCAtgaccaggaggaggaggagagaaacagatgcCCACAGACAGCTCACTG GAGGGGATTTGGAAGTGGCRGGAGCCCCGGTGACTATGGATCAGGTGGAGCAGGCCACGGCTCTCAGCCAGCTCCCAGGGATGGAGGCCCCATCCAGGGACACTCCACTAATGGAGCATCTCTCTGAGAATCAGTCGGTCTGGGAGATggaggtggtgatggaggcaggcagacagcaagCCCAGGAGTCTGACGATGAGGAGACCGGTTACAATGCTGTAGGGGAGGACATCAACccagaggaggaggcggaggacctgagaagagacagaggagatgaagGAGTGGGTACATCACAAGATGGCTACGAGTGTGTTGTAGTGACTGCATCCTTAACTGACAGACTGAACAAAGCCGATGAGGAGGACACCACACAGACAATGGGTGACACAGTTGGTGTAGACACTCAGACCAACCTCCATCCAGTCCCAGCCTCTATGCAGGTGCCTGGGCAAGGGGAGCTGTTTGATTCTCAGACACTACAGACTGTGGGGACCACCTGTGAGATACCAGACCAGCGAGGAACTCTGGATGGTTCtcag CTGATCATCATCACTGGCCCCAGCTACGAGGCTTTGGCATCCGAGGGCATCCAGCTCAACATGGGGGgtggagacgtggaggaggtcaCCTGCACTGTTATAGAGGGTGTGGCTTACAACCAAATGTGCCAGTCAGTGGGAGACTTTAGGACGACAGAGGAAGACTCCATCACAG ATCTTTTTCTCTCAGGCCTGAGTGACAAGGAGCTGCTCCAGCCCAGTGTTGAGTCTCATGGCTTGGAGCCCACCTGTGAAAGGGAGCTACAGAGGGGCCTAAGCAG ATGTAGGAGGAGCAGACGAGGTCCTGTCATCGAGGCAGACGGAATGCTCAAGATGTTCCACTGTCCGTATGAAGGCTGTAGTCAAGTCTATGTAGCCATCAGCAGCTTTCAG AACCATGTGAATCTGGTTcacaggaaggggaggaccaaGGTGTGTCCCCACCCCGGCTGTGGCAAGAAGTTCTATCTGTCKAACCACCTGCATCGCCACATGATCATCCACTCAG GAGTCCGAGACTTCATCTGTGAAACATGTGGGAAATCGTTCAAAAGGAAGAATCACTTGGAGGTTCACCGGCGCACGCACACAGGAGAGACGCCCCTTCA GTGTGAGATCTGTGGGTACCAGTGTCGCCAGCGAGCATCTCTCAACTGGCACATGAAGAAACACACCCCCGAGGCCCACTACAACTTCACCTGCGAACACTGTGGCAAGAGGTTTGAAAAGCTTGACAGTGTTAAGTTCCACAAGTTAAAAAGCCACCCAGACAAACAGGCAACATAA
- the znf653 gene encoding zinc finger protein 653 isoform X3, with the protein MADGYGGDEGPLDAEEAGDQIKSISRRCRGRPRLTDSDRAQRRLESRKKYDVRRVYLGESHKVWSELRRRTSLSDAGLAEYLILLNSTYGERYQQKYGVKTTPEVCTKLKIGKNERVSSLCSMVTWYQDHSQTCPHEPQLRALEPQPGFSTSAIWQCDADHSFVQHLSSPPRGASEPEMETETEEEVDRDTRTEETGGIMTRRRRRETDAHRQLTDAGGDLEVAGAPVTMDQVEQATALSQLPGMEAPSRDTPLMEHLSENQSVWEMEVVMEAGRQQAQESDDEETGYNAVGEDINPEEEAEDLRRDRGDEGVGTSQDGYECVVVTASLTDRLNKADEEDTTQTMGDTVGVDTQTNLHPVPASMQVPGQGELFDSQTLQTVGTTCEIPDQRGTLDGSQLIIITGPSYEALASEGIQLNMGGGDVEEVTCTVIEGVAYNQMCQSVGDFRTTEEDSITGLSDKELLQPSVESHGLEPTCERELQRGLSRCRRSRRGPVIEADGMLKMFHCPYEGCSQVYVAISSFQNHVNLVHRKGRTKVCPHPGCGKKFYLSNHLHRHMIIHSGVRDFICETCGKSFKRKNHLEVHRRTHTGETPLQCEICGYQCRQRASLNWHMKKHTPEAHYNFTCEHCGKRFEKLDSVKFHKLKSHPDKQAT; encoded by the exons ATGGCGGATGGCTATGGAGGAGAYGAGGGTCCCCTGGACGCTGAAGAAGCCGGggatcaaataaaatctatttcgAGGCGTTGTAGAGGCCGTCCCAGGCTCACTGATTCTGATCGAGCACAAAGACGCCTCGAGTCCCGTAAGAAGTATGATGTTAGGCGAGTTTATCTTGGAGAATCTCACAAGGTTTGGAGTGAGCTTCGCCGGCGAACGAGTTTGAGTGACGCTGGACTTGCCGAGTATCTAATCCTGCTCAACTCCACGTACGGGGAGAGATACCAGCAAAAATACGGAGT GAAGACAACCCCAGAAGTATGTACAAAACTGAAAATAG GGAAAAATGAGAGAGTGTCCAGCCTTTGTAGCATGGTGACCTGGTACCAGGATCACTCCCAGACCTGCCCACATGAACCGCAGCTCAGAGCTCTGGAACCCCAACCGGGATTCTCCACCTCTGCTATCTGGCAGTGTGATGCTGACCATTCATTTGTGCAGCACCTCTCCTCGCCACCAAGAGGGGCCAGTGAGcctgagatggagacagagacggagGAGGAAGTTGACAGGGACACAAGGACAGAGGAAACTGGAGGAATCAtgaccaggaggaggaggagagaaacagatgcCCACAGACAGCTCACTG ATGCAGGAGGGGATTTGGAAGTGGCRGGAGCCCCGGTGACTATGGATCAGGTGGAGCAGGCCACGGCTCTCAGCCAGCTCCCAGGGATGGAGGCCCCATCCAGGGACACTCCACTAATGGAGCATCTCTCTGAGAATCAGTCGGTCTGGGAGATggaggtggtgatggaggcaggcagacagcaagCCCAGGAGTCTGACGATGAGGAGACCGGTTACAATGCTGTAGGGGAGGACATCAACccagaggaggaggcggaggacctgagaagagacagaggagatgaagGAGTGGGTACATCACAAGATGGCTACGAGTGTGTTGTAGTGACTGCATCCTTAACTGACAGACTGAACAAAGCCGATGAGGAGGACACCACACAGACAATGGGTGACACAGTTGGTGTAGACACTCAGACCAACCTCCATCCAGTCCCAGCCTCTATGCAGGTGCCTGGGCAAGGGGAGCTGTTTGATTCTCAGACACTACAGACTGTGGGGACCACCTGTGAGATACCAGACCAGCGAGGAACTCTGGATGGTTCtcag CTGATCATCATCACTGGCCCCAGCTACGAGGCTTTGGCATCCGAGGGCATCCAGCTCAACATGGGGGgtggagacgtggaggaggtcaCCTGCACTGTTATAGAGGGTGTGGCTTACAACCAAATGTGCCAGTCAGTGGGAGACTTTAGGACGACAGAGGAAGACTCCATCACAG GCCTGAGTGACAAGGAGCTGCTCCAGCCCAGTGTTGAGTCTCATGGCTTGGAGCCCACCTGTGAAAGGGAGCTACAGAGGGGCCTAAGCAG ATGTAGGAGGAGCAGACGAGGTCCTGTCATCGAGGCAGACGGAATGCTCAAGATGTTCCACTGTCCGTATGAAGGCTGTAGTCAAGTCTATGTAGCCATCAGCAGCTTTCAG AACCATGTGAATCTGGTTcacaggaaggggaggaccaaGGTGTGTCCCCACCCCGGCTGTGGCAAGAAGTTCTATCTGTCKAACCACCTGCATCGCCACATGATCATCCACTCAG GAGTCCGAGACTTCATCTGTGAAACATGTGGGAAATCGTTCAAAAGGAAGAATCACTTGGAGGTTCACCGGCGCACGCACACAGGAGAGACGCCCCTTCA GTGTGAGATCTGTGGGTACCAGTGTCGCCAGCGAGCATCTCTCAACTGGCACATGAAGAAACACACCCCCGAGGCCCACTACAACTTCACCTGCGAACACTGTGGCAAGAGGTTTGAAAAGCTTGACAGTGTTAAGTTCCACAAGTTAAAAAGCCACCCAGACAAACAGGCAACATAA